In Methylocystis echinoides, one genomic interval encodes:
- a CDS encoding MBL fold metallo-hydrolase: MQIHFLGAAGTVTGSRYLLERQDTRLLVDCGLFQGLKNLRLRNWAPFPVKPKTIAAVLLTHAHLDHSGYLPALARDGFDGPIYCSKATRELCKILLADSARLQEQDAEYANRRGFSKHHPALPLYDSQDARRVLRMFSSLSFADSHDLREGPVLRLHRAGHILGAASLEVNWRGRRIVFSGDLGRYDDPLTVDPEPIDGAHYLIVESTYGDRLHDRRDPKEALGSVVEKTIRRGGTVIVPAFAVGRAQMLLYYLEQLKASGRLANVPIYLNSPMAAEASELFVRYGDDQKLSDEQRRRACAVAKYVQSVEESKALNDDETPKVIISASGMATGGRVLHHLKKCLPDPRNTILFSGFQAAGTRGAALVSGADSVKIHGEYVPVRAEVENLTMLSAHADADGILRWLRNFTNPPRMTFVTHGEPTAADTLRRRIQDELGWRCVAPEQLERATLS, translated from the coding sequence GTGCAAATTCATTTCCTCGGCGCGGCGGGAACCGTCACCGGCTCCCGCTATCTGCTCGAAAGGCAGGACACGCGCCTTCTCGTCGATTGCGGCCTGTTTCAGGGCCTGAAAAATCTTCGCCTGCGCAATTGGGCGCCTTTCCCGGTGAAACCCAAGACCATCGCGGCGGTGCTGCTGACGCATGCGCATCTCGACCATTCCGGCTATCTGCCGGCGCTGGCGCGCGACGGTTTCGATGGACCCATCTACTGCTCGAAGGCGACGCGTGAACTCTGCAAAATCCTGCTCGCCGACAGCGCGCGACTGCAGGAGCAGGACGCCGAATACGCCAATCGCCGCGGCTTTTCGAAACATCATCCCGCTTTGCCGCTCTACGATTCGCAGGACGCCCGTCGCGTGCTGCGGATGTTTTCCTCGCTTTCCTTCGCCGACAGTCACGATCTTCGGGAAGGCCCGGTTTTGCGACTGCATCGCGCCGGGCATATTCTCGGCGCCGCCTCGCTCGAAGTGAACTGGAGAGGCCGGCGGATCGTCTTCTCGGGCGATCTCGGCCGTTACGACGATCCGCTGACCGTCGATCCCGAGCCGATCGACGGCGCGCACTATCTCATCGTCGAGTCGACCTATGGCGATCGACTGCATGATCGACGCGACCCCAAGGAGGCGCTCGGGAGCGTCGTTGAAAAGACAATTCGCCGCGGGGGCACGGTGATCGTTCCGGCCTTTGCGGTGGGGCGCGCGCAGATGCTGCTTTATTATCTCGAGCAGCTGAAAGCGTCGGGCCGCCTCGCCAATGTGCCAATTTATCTGAATAGTCCGATGGCGGCCGAGGCGAGCGAATTGTTCGTGCGTTATGGCGACGACCAGAAGCTTTCGGACGAGCAGCGGCGACGCGCCTGCGCGGTGGCGAAATATGTTCAGTCAGTCGAGGAGTCAAAGGCGCTCAACGATGACGAGACGCCCAAGGTGATCATTTCGGCGAGCGGAATGGCGACGGGGGGCCGCGTGCTGCATCACTTGAAGAAATGCCTCCCGGACCCGCGCAACACGATCCTCTTCTCCGGTTTTCAAGCGGCGGGCACGCGCGGCGCGGCGCTGGTCTCTGGCGCCGACAGCGTCAAGATTCACGGCGAATATGTGCCCGTGCGCGCCGAGGTCGAGAATTTAACGATGTTGTCGGCGCATGCAGACGCGGACGGCATTCTGCGCTGGCTGCGCAATTTCACTAATCCGCCGCGCATGACCTTCGTCACGCATGGCGAGCCGACAGCCGCCGATACGCTGCGGCGCCGGATACAAGACGAACTTGGATGGCGCTGCGTCGCGCCGGAACAGCTCGAGCGCGCGACGCTGTCTTAA
- the ccoS gene encoding cbb3-type cytochrome oxidase assembly protein CcoS, with the protein MTVLLFLIPLALALGLAALAAFMWSLRSGQFDDLDGAAHRVLMDDDVDEAKK; encoded by the coding sequence CCTCATCCCGCTGGCCCTGGCTCTCGGCCTCGCAGCCCTCGCGGCTTTTATGTGGTCGTTGCGCAGCGGCCAGTTCGACGATCTCGACGGCGCCGCGCATCGTGTGCTGATGGACGACGACGTCGACGAGGCGAAGAAATGA
- a CDS encoding MFS transporter, protein MNLRENSASDVVTLAGPPSELSCDASSVDDGSDAAMRVGALYCACPASLTRANVTDNRLTLALGFGLAVLAQALVLTALPEQSRLMAPSVERIGWPFALLLVGAALASFPAALLVDAFGRRAAFSLGASLGVAGGALSAFAIAKSNFFGLCLGAFWLGLAQGFALFYRHIAAQGSARGGLVVLGGGAGAALAAPVVVSLAPEPGATLLAAAGLHVVALGLAVRMPHVVAPDSAAPAPAPISRRFALATLAGAVAWFVMSAGMLHGPLTLAVCAAAPAFIGGAMGWHLFSMYGPAALAASLPGLFSTAPTLAAGLAVMVAGAGAVYAGLSIASVTLGLIAIGLGWGAVNVAALRLLHEGARPSRAALALHDLCLLGAAAAGALLF, encoded by the coding sequence ATGAACCTTCGCGAAAACAGCGCCTCGGATGTCGTCACCCTGGCAGGCCCTCCAAGCGAGCTGAGTTGCGACGCCTCGTCAGTCGACGACGGCTCCGACGCGGCGATGCGCGTCGGCGCGCTTTATTGCGCCTGTCCGGCGTCGCTCACGCGCGCCAACGTCACCGACAACCGGCTGACTCTCGCGCTCGGCTTCGGCCTGGCGGTGCTGGCGCAGGCGCTGGTTCTCACGGCGCTGCCCGAACAGAGCCGCTTGATGGCGCCGAGCGTGGAGCGCATCGGCTGGCCTTTCGCGCTACTGCTCGTCGGCGCCGCCCTTGCGAGTTTTCCCGCAGCGCTGCTCGTCGACGCCTTTGGGCGGCGCGCGGCCTTCAGTCTCGGCGCCAGTCTCGGCGTCGCGGGCGGCGCGCTCTCAGCCTTCGCCATCGCCAAATCCAATTTCTTCGGACTGTGTCTGGGCGCCTTCTGGCTCGGCCTGGCGCAGGGCTTCGCCCTGTTCTACCGCCATATCGCCGCGCAGGGGTCGGCGCGGGGCGGGCTCGTTGTGCTTGGCGGCGGCGCCGGCGCGGCGCTGGCGGCGCCTGTTGTCGTCTCTTTGGCGCCCGAGCCCGGCGCGACCCTGCTCGCGGCCGCCGGCCTGCACGTCGTCGCGCTGGGCCTCGCCGTACGCATGCCGCACGTTGTCGCGCCTGACTCGGCGGCGCCCGCGCCTGCGCCGATTTCGCGCCGCTTCGCGCTCGCGACGCTCGCCGGAGCGGTGGCCTGGTTCGTCATGTCGGCCGGGATGCTGCATGGGCCGTTGACGCTCGCCGTCTGTGCGGCGGCGCCCGCCTTCATCGGCGGAGCCATGGGCTGGCATCTCTTTTCGATGTACGGCCCCGCGGCGCTCGCAGCTTCTCTGCCCGGCCTGTTCTCAACAGCGCCGACGCTCGCCGCCGGCCTTGCGGTCATGGTCGCCGGCGCGGGCGCGGTTTACGCGGGGCTTTCGATCGCGAGCGTTACGCTCGGACTCATTGCGATCGGTCTCGGCTGGGGCGCGGTGAATGTCGCGGCGCTGCGTCTCTTGCATGAAGGCGCGCGTCCATCGCGCGCGGCGCTGGCGCTGCACGACCTCTGCCTGCTGGGCGCGGCGGCGGCGGGCGCGTTGCTCTTTTGA